A section of the Mycolicibacterium anyangense genome encodes:
- a CDS encoding DUF2786 domain-containing protein produces the protein MTEDKMLARIAALLRQAEGTDNAHEAEAFMAAAQRLATATSIDLAVARAHSASRTAAQVPIQRTITIGEPGSRGLRTYVQLFAGIAAANDVRCDVASNSTFVYAYGFPEDIDASHTLYASLVVQMVRACDLYLSSGAHKPTPTITARLNFQLAFGARVGQRLAEAREDAKREATKDHKTAPGTALALRNKEVELRDHYRQTSQARGTWQASRASAGYSSAARRAGDRAGRNARLGSSPELPKARRRLPW, from the coding sequence ATGACCGAAGACAAGATGCTCGCGCGGATCGCCGCGCTGCTGCGCCAGGCCGAAGGTACCGACAACGCGCACGAGGCCGAGGCCTTCATGGCCGCCGCGCAGCGGCTGGCCACCGCCACATCGATCGATCTTGCTGTGGCACGGGCACACTCGGCATCCCGGACCGCCGCGCAGGTGCCCATCCAGCGGACCATCACCATCGGCGAGCCCGGCAGCCGCGGTCTGCGCACCTACGTCCAATTGTTCGCCGGGATCGCCGCGGCCAACGACGTGCGTTGTGACGTGGCCTCCAATTCCACCTTCGTCTACGCCTACGGGTTCCCGGAGGACATCGACGCCAGCCATACCCTCTACGCCAGCCTGGTGGTGCAGATGGTGCGCGCGTGCGACCTCTACCTGTCCAGCGGGGCGCACAAGCCCACGCCCACCATCACCGCGCGGCTGAACTTCCAGCTCGCATTCGGCGCCCGGGTCGGGCAGCGGCTGGCCGAAGCCCGTGAGGACGCCAAGCGGGAGGCCACCAAGGACCACAAGACCGCACCGGGGACCGCACTTGCGTTGCGCAACAAGGAAGTCGAGCTGCGCGACCACTACCGTCAGACCTCCCAGGCGCGCGGCACCTGGCAGGCCAGCCGGGCGTCGGCAGGCTATTCGTCTGCGGCGCGGCGGGCCGGTGACCGCGCCGGCCGCAATGCCCGGCTGGGATCCAGTCCCGAACTGCCGAAGGCGCGCCGCCGGCTGCCGTGGTGA
- a CDS encoding O-methyltransferase yields MGPQDWQPVDTLLDRALLDQDPALAAALADTNAAGLPPIEVSPQTAHLLYLLVRISGARRVLEIGTLGGYSTICLARGVGAEGSVVTLEYEPRHAEVARRNLDRAGVADRVEVVVGAALDTLPGLTGDFDLVFIDADKENNSAYVQWAVDLGRPGTVIVVDNVIRNGRILDPAVEDLQARAVRDMLEMMGRHPQLDTAAIQTVGLKGWDGFAIALVK; encoded by the coding sequence ATCGGCCCCCAGGACTGGCAGCCCGTCGACACCCTGCTGGATCGGGCGCTGCTCGACCAGGATCCGGCGCTGGCCGCGGCGCTGGCCGACACGAACGCCGCCGGCCTACCGCCCATCGAGGTCTCGCCGCAGACCGCACACCTGCTGTACCTGTTGGTGCGCATCAGCGGGGCCCGCCGCGTGCTGGAGATCGGGACGCTCGGCGGATACAGCACCATCTGTCTGGCCCGCGGCGTCGGTGCCGAAGGCAGCGTCGTCACCCTGGAGTACGAGCCCCGCCACGCCGAGGTCGCCCGCCGCAACCTGGACCGCGCCGGGGTCGCCGACCGGGTGGAGGTCGTCGTCGGCGCCGCGCTGGATACGCTGCCGGGCCTGACCGGTGACTTCGATCTGGTGTTCATCGACGCCGACAAGGAGAACAACAGCGCCTATGTGCAGTGGGCCGTCGACCTCGGCAGGCCCGGCACCGTCATCGTCGTCGACAACGTCATCCGCAACGGCCGCATCCTGGATCCGGCGGTCGAGGATCTGCAGGCCCGTGCGGTCCGCGACATGCTCGAGATGATGGGCAGACATCCGCAGCTGGACACCGCCGCCATCCAGACGGTCGGCCTCAAGGGCTGGGACGGATTCGCCATCGCGCTGGTGAAGTAG
- a CDS encoding IclR family transcriptional regulator translates to MTDSQVSAVDAGRPATARDDGIQVLRRAAAALDEIATAPGRLRLVDLHTRLGLAKSTTRRLLVGLTEIGFAAVDEDGRIILGDRLLGLASANAAHIAAAFRSTLERVAEDTGETVDLSIYRGGQMLFVDQIESPHRLRAVSAVGARFPLFDTANGKAALALLDDAELGQVLEPLTAGRAARLRTEIGEIRTGRIAFDRDEHTEGISAAGVAGRAAGGNIVAISVPAPTDRFVAHQTRIVAALRDALDSPAWLG, encoded by the coding sequence ATGACTGATTCGCAGGTGTCCGCTGTGGATGCCGGCCGGCCGGCCACCGCCCGGGACGACGGGATCCAGGTGCTGCGCCGCGCCGCGGCCGCCCTCGACGAGATCGCGACGGCACCGGGCCGGTTACGCCTGGTCGACCTGCACACCCGGCTCGGCCTGGCCAAGTCGACCACCCGCCGACTGTTGGTTGGGCTGACGGAGATCGGGTTCGCCGCCGTCGACGAGGACGGCCGCATCATCCTCGGTGACCGCCTGCTGGGCCTGGCCAGCGCCAACGCCGCCCACATCGCCGCCGCGTTCCGCTCGACGCTGGAACGGGTGGCCGAGGACACCGGCGAGACCGTGGACCTGTCGATCTACCGCGGCGGGCAGATGCTGTTCGTCGACCAGATCGAATCACCGCACCGGCTGCGGGCGGTGTCGGCCGTCGGCGCGCGGTTTCCGCTGTTCGACACCGCCAACGGCAAGGCGGCACTGGCCCTGCTGGACGACGCCGAGCTCGGCCAGGTACTCGAACCGCTCACCGCCGGGCGGGCCGCCCGGTTGCGCACCGAGATCGGCGAGATCCGCACCGGCCGAATCGCATTCGACCGTGACGAACACACCGAAGGTATCTCGGCGGCCGGGGTGGCCGGCAGGGCCGCGGGCGGCAATATCGTCGCCATCTCGGTGCCGGCCCCCACTGATCGTTTCGTCGCCCATCAGACTCGCATCGTGGCCGCGCTGCGCGACGCCCTGGACTCACCGGCCTGGCTCGGCTGA
- a CDS encoding alpha/beta hydrolase family protein — protein sequence MSATAFIGTLSGRSTKVAAKLAMVGIATGTAAALALGPTAPTALADDPNPTSVDILQDVYTTGPLASILAGLGVASIGPIQVTDPSTPVVGQINLTLVLDGPVDNNPQALYDTVNSLGFLKRGLANVITGAYTYDRVVCKTGGTCSTPNEFPATLGVGTGAVNLITAYRNEIASVQGNTPAGYDPFVAPAKERQTRPPCLQLNPNNCPMVQPTNMTSQALLFVRNLLRPNGGIMSRFGPVLNLFGVDTSVPDAGVYTSDNSSTPGIRLNTATLDLTWAYDPLSDFPATLNPFSLLNTALAAIPTNLLGGVDLKGLDLTTAGVNIAGTLGILSRLSAGILPISDGQAWYGTLLPKDLPLLEPLRLPVRIINAVTKALGFPLNLGTPLADALQPALTILVNTGYTDVQTPTSGGLYTRSFTTSNVYTPFLSQAPLTAQEWAQVPGDVLRALVVGFQDAFPILRFGKPAPTLVVDGNHLGISYADQQATTAAATPVTTPAPAVEPSTPEVKATSNDTAEPSDDTKPSTTTDTKAPTPAPSTGSTKAAKPGKKSAQGSADSSSGSTHKSVGGSKRSAGSDAA from the coding sequence ATGTCAGCTACCGCGTTTATCGGCACACTGTCGGGACGTTCGACGAAGGTGGCGGCCAAGCTGGCGATGGTCGGGATCGCCACGGGGACGGCCGCGGCGCTGGCCCTGGGGCCCACCGCCCCGACGGCCCTGGCTGATGACCCGAACCCGACCTCGGTGGACATCCTGCAGGACGTCTACACCACCGGCCCGCTGGCCAGCATCCTGGCGGGCCTCGGGGTGGCCAGCATCGGACCGATCCAGGTCACCGACCCCTCCACGCCGGTCGTCGGGCAGATCAACCTGACCCTGGTGCTCGACGGTCCCGTCGACAACAACCCGCAGGCCCTCTACGACACCGTGAACTCGCTGGGCTTCCTCAAGCGGGGGCTGGCCAATGTGATCACCGGTGCCTATACCTACGACCGGGTGGTGTGCAAGACAGGCGGAACCTGCTCGACGCCCAACGAATTCCCGGCAACGCTCGGTGTGGGTACCGGAGCGGTGAACCTCATCACGGCCTACCGCAATGAGATCGCCAGTGTGCAGGGCAACACCCCGGCCGGCTACGACCCCTTCGTCGCGCCGGCCAAGGAGCGGCAGACCCGGCCGCCCTGCCTGCAGCTCAACCCGAACAACTGCCCGATGGTGCAGCCGACCAACATGACCAGCCAGGCGCTGTTATTCGTGCGGAACCTGTTGCGGCCCAACGGCGGAATCATGAGCCGCTTCGGTCCCGTGCTGAATCTGTTCGGCGTCGACACCTCGGTTCCGGACGCCGGTGTGTACACCTCGGACAACAGTTCGACACCGGGGATCCGGCTCAACACGGCCACCCTCGACCTGACCTGGGCCTATGATCCGCTGTCGGACTTCCCAGCGACACTGAACCCCTTCTCGCTGCTGAACACAGCGTTGGCCGCGATTCCGACCAACCTGCTCGGCGGGGTGGATCTCAAGGGTTTGGATCTGACGACCGCGGGTGTCAACATCGCCGGAACGCTGGGCATTCTCAGCAGGCTGAGTGCAGGCATCCTGCCCATCTCCGACGGTCAGGCCTGGTACGGCACCCTGCTGCCCAAAGACCTGCCACTGCTCGAGCCGCTTCGCCTGCCGGTGCGGATCATCAACGCCGTCACCAAGGCCCTCGGCTTCCCGCTCAACCTGGGCACACCGCTGGCCGACGCGTTGCAGCCGGCCCTGACCATCCTGGTCAACACCGGCTACACCGACGTCCAGACGCCCACCAGCGGTGGTCTGTACACCCGCTCCTTCACCACCTCCAACGTTTACACACCGTTCCTGTCGCAGGCCCCGCTGACCGCCCAGGAATGGGCGCAGGTGCCTGGAGATGTGTTGCGCGCCTTGGTCGTCGGCTTCCAGGATGCGTTCCCGATCCTGCGCTTCGGCAAGCCCGCGCCGACACTCGTCGTCGACGGCAACCATCTGGGCATCAGCTACGCCGACCAGCAGGCCACCACCGCCGCCGCCACCCCGGTGACCACACCGGCACCGGCCGTCGAACCATCCACCCCGGAGGTCAAAGCGACCTCCAACGACACCGCCGAACCGTCGGATGACACCAAGCCCTCGACGACCACCGACACCAAGGCACCAACTCCGGCACCCTCGACCGGGAGCACCAAGGCCGCCAAGCCGGGCAAGAAGTCGGCGCAGGGTTCAGCGGACTCCTCGAGCGGGTCGACCCACAAGAGCGTGGGCGGGTCCAAGCGGTCGGCGGGCTCCGACGCGGCCTAG
- a CDS encoding pyridoxamine 5'-phosphate oxidase family protein, whose translation MPQEITTVAELRAIIGEPDQYVANKVKDRLSPVQRDWLAHSPLVFVATTDQHGRVDVSPKGDPAGFVHVIDDHRIAIPERPGNRRVDGYLNVLQRPQVGTLFVIPGRGDTLRINGRARILADADYFDTMVVQGKRPLLVLEIDIEEVFFHCPKAFLRSDAWKPETWNPTALPSVAQMAKAVRTDWTDAQLEERYCEDNIRRVLY comes from the coding sequence ATGCCCCAGGAGATCACCACCGTCGCCGAACTCCGAGCGATCATCGGTGAGCCCGACCAGTATGTCGCGAACAAGGTCAAGGACCGGCTCTCGCCGGTACAGCGGGACTGGCTGGCACATTCGCCGCTGGTGTTCGTCGCGACGACCGATCAGCACGGCCGTGTCGACGTCTCGCCCAAGGGCGATCCGGCGGGCTTCGTCCACGTGATCGACGACCATAGGATTGCCATCCCGGAACGCCCCGGCAACCGGCGCGTGGACGGCTATCTCAACGTGCTGCAGCGCCCGCAGGTCGGAACGCTGTTCGTGATCCCCGGCCGCGGCGACACCCTGCGGATCAACGGTCGGGCCCGCATCCTGGCTGACGCCGACTACTTCGACACGATGGTCGTGCAGGGTAAGCGGCCGTTGCTGGTGCTGGAGATCGACATCGAGGAAGTGTTCTTCCATTGCCCGAAAGCATTCCTGCGGTCCGACGCCTGGAAGCCGGAGACCTGGAACCCGACCGCTCTGCCGAGTGTGGCTCAGATGGCCAAGGCGGTGCGGACCGACTGGACCGACGCCCAGCTCGAAGAGCGCTACTGCGAGGACAACATCCGGCGCGTCCTCTACTAG
- a CDS encoding FAD-binding oxidoreductase: MGSLPDGRHFFRGDDGYEAARCATVWNARTPQRFPDLVVQAVDANDVVATVRYARAHGHKIGVRSGGHSWAGNHVRDGGVLLDVSRLDSCVVDAGSRRAVVGPGKGGSILAAELDELNLFFPAGHCKGVRIGGYLLQGGYGWNSRVWGPACESVLGLDVVTADGEQIYIDAENHADLYWAARGSGPGFFAVVTAFHLKLYPKPAVCGNAIYVYPTDYVDEVYTWARSISAEVDRRVEFQMLAAREIPALGLSTPGITVASPVFADDEAEAIEALAILQTCPVLDKATIAVPYAPIDLPTAYEGVMSNYPTGYRYATDNMWTSAPAEDLLPGIRHIFETMPPHPAHFLWLNWGPSPQRQDMAYSLEDEIYLALYTVWKDAADDDKYSDWARSNMANMEHLQTGVQLADENLGQRPARFVTDQNMARLDRVRAQYDPEGRFHSWMGRL; this comes from the coding sequence GTGGGGTCACTACCGGACGGGCGGCATTTCTTCCGCGGTGACGACGGCTACGAGGCCGCGCGCTGCGCCACGGTGTGGAACGCCCGAACACCACAGCGGTTCCCCGATCTCGTCGTCCAGGCCGTCGACGCCAACGACGTCGTGGCCACCGTGCGCTATGCCAGAGCCCACGGACACAAAATCGGGGTCCGCTCCGGCGGGCACAGCTGGGCCGGTAATCACGTCCGCGACGGTGGTGTCCTGCTCGACGTCAGCAGGCTCGACAGCTGCGTCGTCGATGCAGGCAGTCGGCGCGCGGTAGTCGGGCCGGGCAAGGGCGGCAGCATCCTGGCCGCCGAACTCGACGAGCTGAATCTGTTCTTCCCGGCCGGACACTGCAAGGGCGTGCGGATCGGCGGCTACCTATTGCAGGGTGGCTATGGCTGGAACAGCCGGGTGTGGGGACCGGCGTGCGAAAGCGTCCTGGGCTTGGACGTGGTGACCGCCGACGGCGAGCAGATCTACATCGACGCCGAGAATCACGCCGACTTGTATTGGGCGGCAAGGGGTTCAGGGCCGGGATTCTTCGCGGTGGTGACGGCATTCCACCTGAAGCTCTATCCCAAGCCGGCGGTGTGCGGCAACGCCATCTACGTGTACCCGACCGACTACGTCGACGAGGTCTACACCTGGGCGCGCTCGATCAGCGCCGAGGTGGACCGCCGGGTGGAGTTCCAGATGCTGGCCGCCCGGGAGATTCCGGCCCTGGGCCTGAGCACACCGGGCATCACCGTCGCGTCACCGGTGTTCGCCGATGACGAGGCCGAGGCGATCGAGGCGCTGGCGATCCTGCAGACCTGCCCGGTACTCGACAAGGCGACCATCGCTGTCCCGTACGCCCCGATTGATCTGCCCACCGCTTACGAAGGCGTGATGAGCAACTACCCGACCGGCTACCGGTACGCCACCGACAACATGTGGACCTCGGCGCCGGCCGAGGACCTACTGCCCGGCATCCGGCACATCTTCGAGACCATGCCGCCGCACCCGGCGCACTTCCTCTGGCTGAATTGGGGGCCATCGCCGCAGCGCCAGGATATGGCCTACAGCCTCGAGGACGAGATCTATCTGGCTCTCTACACGGTGTGGAAGGACGCCGCTGACGACGACAAGTATTCGGACTGGGCACGTTCCAACATGGCGAACATGGAGCACCTGCAGACCGGTGTGCAACTGGCCGATGAGAACCTCGGCCAGCGGCCCGCCAGGTTCGTCACCGACCAGAACATGGCCAGGCTCGACCGGGTGCGCGCCCAATACGACCCCGAAGGACGGTTCCACAGCTGGATGGGACGCCTCTGA
- a CDS encoding TIGR04338 family metallohydrolase, whose amino-acid sequence MSIRDSQRALVYAAEEFVRTLFDRAAEHSSRAIEFFGTQLTLPPEGKFGSIESAQRYVDDVLALPAVTARWPRPEPLRVRPRRAATAAHYEKRDGTATIAVPDRTTADWAMRELVLLHEIAHHLDDSGGPAHGPGFVATFCELAAVVMGPEVGHVLRVVYAKEGVR is encoded by the coding sequence GTGAGCATCCGGGACAGCCAACGCGCCCTCGTCTACGCCGCCGAGGAGTTCGTCCGGACGCTCTTCGACCGGGCCGCCGAACACAGTTCACGTGCCATCGAGTTCTTCGGGACCCAGCTGACCCTGCCGCCGGAGGGCAAGTTCGGCTCCATCGAATCCGCCCAGCGCTACGTCGACGACGTGCTCGCCCTGCCCGCGGTGACGGCCCGATGGCCGCGGCCGGAGCCGCTGCGGGTGCGGCCCCGCCGGGCCGCGACGGCCGCCCACTACGAAAAGCGCGACGGCACAGCCACAATCGCCGTTCCGGACCGCACCACCGCGGATTGGGCGATGCGCGAACTGGTCCTACTGCACGAGATCGCCCACCACCTCGACGACAGCGGCGGTCCGGCGCACGGTCCCGGGTTCGTCGCGACGTTCTGCGAACTGGCCGCCGTGGTGATGGGGCCGGAGGTCGGCCACGTGCTGCGGGTGGTCTACGCCAAGGAGGGGGTGCGCTGA
- a CDS encoding DAPG hydrolase family protein: MGQDYLGYRPGDANTAWGKFFNPDMAPLPAHIVTALEHGPQAHEALLDFDSATTLLEPGYQQTENGYGFLRDGGIQASARTDMPGVTPQMWTWWFAWHGSDSRRYKLWHPRAHVSARWSDGGPDGSYVGRTSLIQEYLGSAFTKGAITFVEPVRLGIDEASLGDGIAVCARLGSAELPVDVGWFVHYIRPTADGSEMRSRFWMGGRHIAVRGGNRLTDRVIRPVAARQLPDPRDLMVHCAQEMNHLAGFLAAVHAQFTGQ, translated from the coding sequence ATGGGCCAGGACTATCTCGGCTACCGCCCCGGCGACGCGAACACGGCCTGGGGGAAATTCTTCAACCCCGACATGGCCCCGCTTCCGGCCCATATCGTGACCGCGCTGGAGCACGGCCCGCAGGCGCACGAGGCATTGCTCGATTTCGATTCCGCGACAACCCTTCTCGAGCCCGGATATCAGCAGACCGAGAACGGATACGGGTTCCTGCGCGACGGCGGGATCCAGGCTTCGGCGCGCACCGACATGCCCGGGGTCACCCCGCAGATGTGGACCTGGTGGTTCGCCTGGCATGGCAGCGACTCGCGGCGGTACAAGCTGTGGCATCCGCGGGCCCACGTCAGCGCACGCTGGTCCGACGGCGGCCCGGATGGCAGCTATGTCGGCCGGACGTCACTCATCCAGGAGTACCTCGGCTCGGCCTTCACCAAGGGGGCGATCACGTTCGTCGAACCGGTGCGGCTCGGTATCGACGAGGCGTCGCTCGGTGACGGCATCGCGGTGTGTGCGCGGCTCGGCTCCGCCGAATTGCCGGTCGACGTGGGCTGGTTCGTGCACTACATCCGGCCGACGGCGGACGGCAGTGAGATGAGATCGCGATTCTGGATGGGTGGGCGCCACATTGCGGTGCGGGGTGGCAATCGGCTGACCGACCGGGTGATTCGCCCGGTAGCGGCGCGGCAACTGCCGGACCCGCGCGACCTGATGGTGCACTGTGCCCAGGAGATGAACCACCTGGCAGGTTTCCTCGCTGCGGTTCATGCGCAGTTCACGGGCCAATAG
- a CDS encoding molybdopterin oxidoreductase family protein has protein sequence MSRTALRICPICEATCGLVLTVDDDAGRIDSARGDRDDVFSHGFICPKGASFPELDNDPDRLRAPLVRRDGELVEASWDEAFAAAAEGLQRVIAASGSPSVAVYLGNPSAHTIAGSLYAPGVVKSLGTKQVYSASTLDQMPKHVSCGYLFGNPVAFTIPDLDRTDYLVIIGGNPLVSNGSLATAADFPGKLKALHKRGGRLVVIDPSRTRTAELADRHLAVRPGTDAALLFAVVNVLFDEDLVELGRLTDHVTGVEQVRAAAADFPPEAVAAHCGIPAEDIRTLAREIAAAPSAAVYGRIGTSTVEFGTLTSWLVDVVNILTGNLDRAGGVMFASPSIGSAPRPPRPGRGFATGRWRSRVSGHPEVLSEMPAVALAEEIETPGQGQVRAVITIAGNPVLSAPDGPRLSEALDTVDFMLSVDPYLNETTRHADVILPPPPPTRTAHFDVALSGAVVRNNARYSPPVFALEDGRPDECEILARLALIVLGMGPAADPSLVDDQVIGATLGKEVNDPHSPVSGRSVEELTAMLPAGPGYERRLDMMLRLGPFGDGFGATPDGLTLQKLKDAPHGVDLGALTPRVPEVLRTASGTIELAPEQILAEAPRLHASLTSEPGFLLIGRRHLRSNNSWMHNLPALSGGTNRCTLQIHPDDAARLGLEDTAVVTGPGGKLEVPVEITDAIRPGVVSLPHGWGHDEPGTRLSVAAQSPGVNVNALNDGTLLDPLSGTAVLNALPVEVSRAG, from the coding sequence GTGAGCCGCACCGCATTGCGAATCTGCCCGATCTGCGAGGCCACCTGCGGGTTGGTCCTGACCGTCGATGACGACGCGGGGCGGATCGACTCCGCCCGCGGGGACCGTGATGACGTCTTCAGCCACGGTTTCATCTGCCCCAAGGGAGCCAGTTTCCCGGAACTGGACAACGACCCGGACCGGCTGCGGGCCCCCCTGGTGCGCCGCGACGGCGAACTGGTCGAGGCCTCCTGGGACGAGGCGTTCGCCGCCGCTGCCGAAGGACTGCAGCGCGTCATCGCGGCCAGTGGGTCGCCGTCGGTAGCGGTGTATCTCGGTAATCCCAGCGCGCACACCATCGCGGGCTCGCTCTATGCCCCTGGTGTGGTGAAGTCGCTGGGCACCAAGCAGGTGTATTCGGCGAGCACCCTGGACCAGATGCCCAAGCACGTCTCCTGCGGTTACCTCTTCGGCAATCCGGTGGCCTTCACCATCCCCGATCTGGACCGCACCGACTACCTGGTCATCATCGGTGGAAACCCGTTGGTGTCCAACGGTTCTCTGGCCACCGCGGCTGACTTCCCCGGAAAGCTCAAGGCACTGCACAAGCGCGGCGGGCGCCTGGTGGTGATCGATCCGTCGCGGACCAGGACCGCCGAACTCGCCGACCGTCATCTCGCGGTACGTCCGGGCACCGACGCTGCACTGCTGTTCGCGGTCGTCAACGTGCTGTTCGACGAGGATCTGGTGGAGCTGGGCCGCCTGACCGACCATGTCACCGGTGTCGAGCAGGTGCGGGCCGCCGCAGCCGACTTCCCGCCGGAGGCCGTCGCCGCGCACTGCGGTATCCCCGCCGAAGACATCCGCACGCTGGCCCGCGAGATCGCCGCTGCGCCGAGTGCCGCGGTGTACGGCCGCATCGGCACCTCCACGGTCGAGTTCGGCACCCTGACCAGTTGGCTGGTCGACGTCGTCAACATCCTGACCGGCAATCTGGACCGGGCCGGCGGTGTCATGTTCGCCAGCCCGTCGATCGGCTCGGCACCCCGGCCGCCGCGACCGGGCCGCGGGTTCGCCACCGGCCGCTGGCGCAGCAGGGTGTCCGGCCACCCCGAGGTGCTCTCGGAGATGCCGGCGGTGGCACTGGCCGAAGAGATCGAGACCCCCGGCCAGGGGCAGGTGCGCGCGGTCATCACCATCGCGGGCAACCCGGTGCTGTCGGCACCTGACGGCCCCCGGTTGAGCGAGGCGTTGGACACCGTCGACTTCATGCTGTCGGTCGATCCCTACCTCAACGAGACCACCCGGCACGCCGATGTCATCCTGCCGCCCCCACCGCCTACTCGCACAGCGCATTTCGACGTGGCACTCAGTGGCGCCGTGGTACGCAACAATGCGCGCTATTCGCCGCCGGTGTTCGCTCTGGAAGACGGCAGGCCCGACGAATGCGAGATCCTGGCCCGGCTGGCGCTGATCGTCCTGGGGATGGGGCCGGCCGCCGATCCGTCGCTGGTCGACGACCAGGTGATCGGTGCGACCCTCGGCAAGGAGGTCAACGACCCGCACTCACCGGTGTCCGGCCGGTCGGTGGAGGAGTTGACGGCGATGCTGCCCGCCGGCCCCGGTTACGAGCGGCGGCTGGACATGATGCTGCGGCTCGGGCCGTTCGGCGACGGGTTCGGCGCCACCCCGGACGGGCTGACGTTGCAGAAGCTCAAGGACGCCCCGCACGGCGTCGACCTGGGAGCGCTGACGCCGCGGGTCCCGGAGGTTCTCCGAACCGCCTCGGGCACCATCGAATTGGCGCCCGAGCAGATTCTGGCCGAGGCTCCGCGCCTGCACGCGTCGCTGACCTCGGAGCCTGGCTTCCTGCTCATCGGACGGCGCCATCTGCGCTCCAACAACAGCTGGATGCACAACCTGCCCGCTTTGTCGGGCGGCACCAATCGCTGCACCCTGCAGATCCACCCCGACGATGCGGCCCGGCTCGGGCTGGAGGACACCGCGGTGGTCACCGGACCCGGCGGCAAGCTCGAGGTGCCGGTGGAGATCACCGACGCGATCCGGCCCGGTGTGGTGTCGTTGCCGCACGGCTGGGGACATGACGAACCAGGTACCCGGTTGTCGGTGGCCGCCCAGTCGCCGGGGGTGAACGTCAACGCGCTCAACGACGGCACCCTGCTCGATCCGCTGTCCGGCACCGCCGTCCTCAACGCACTGCCGGTCGAGGTCTCCCGAGCGGGCTAG